The Hymenobacter sp. GOD-10R genome includes a window with the following:
- a CDS encoding META domain-containing protein has protein sequence MLIPLSTCGLLLSAALLLGACQTSQPTGSLTSTTDAAAAQKLAASLRNTRWVLRTLAGTAVTTPENAREMYLQFDATSDKVSGQAACNRFFGQFAQPSPDEVRLSNLGSTRMACDRMALETQYMQALTAATRAQITGDTLHLYAGSESKPSATFEAVYLH, from the coding sequence ATGCTAATTCCCCTTTCTACCTGCGGCCTGCTTCTGAGCGCGGCGCTACTTCTCGGTGCCTGTCAAACTTCACAACCCACAGGTTCACTCACTAGCACTACTGACGCAGCCGCCGCGCAAAAGCTAGCAGCTAGCCTGCGCAACACGCGTTGGGTACTCCGCACGCTGGCGGGTACCGCTGTCACCACGCCCGAAAACGCCCGCGAAATGTACCTGCAATTCGATGCTACCTCCGACAAAGTGAGTGGCCAAGCCGCTTGCAACCGGTTTTTCGGCCAGTTTGCTCAACCTTCGCCTGATGAAGTACGCCTTTCCAACCTAGGCAGCACGCGCATGGCCTGCGACCGAATGGCCTTGGAAACCCAGTACATGCAAGCCCTTACCGCAGCAACGCGCGCACAGATCACCGGCGACACGCTACACCTGTACGCAGGCTCGGAAAGTAAGCCATCGGCTACGTTCGAGGCCGTGTATCTCCACTAG
- a CDS encoding pyruvate carboxylase: MNIRKLLVANRGEIAIRVLRAASELGIATVAVYTYEDRYSLHRYKADEAYQIGRDEEPLKPYLDIEEILRTAKENGVGAIHPGYGFLSENATFARRCAEEGIVFVGPRPEVMEALGDKVAAKRVAVECEVPIIESSIQDLTSFEIAREEAHRISYPVMLKAASGGGGRGMRVIRDDEQLEKGFFEARNEAKKAFGDDTVFLEKFVERPKHIEVQLVADSYGNIVHLYERDCSVQRRFQKVVEVAPAINLPDHLREKLYEYSLKLGKAVNYNNVGTVEFLVNPEEDRIYFIEVNPRIQVEHTVTEMITGVDLIKTQIYIADGGRLTDPEINLGPDVKPPKIGVAIQCRITTENPEEDFKPDYGTIIAYRSAGGFGIRLDQGSVYQGAKILPFFDSLLVKVSAQARTLANAASRMARTLDEFRIRGVHTNIQFLQNIISHPEFVSGQANVDFIKDHPELFKFKVRQDRGSKVLNFVSDIVVNGNPDVKGLVDPTREFRRAIRPDYDPAAPYTPGTKDKLTELGPEEFSKWLRNEALIHYTDTTLRDAHQSLLATRMRTFDMMKVAERYAKMHPQTFSMEVWGGATFDVALRFLHEDPWERLSKLRTAIPNILLQMLIRGANGVGYKAYPDNLIERFVEQAWETGIDVFRIFDSLNWMKGMNACIGFVRNKTKALAEASICYTGDILDTKEHGKYNLDYYLRLAKQLEDAGAHILCIKDMAGLLKPYAATELITGLLDTVKIPIHLHTHDTSSLQAATYMKAVEAGVNVIDVALGSMSGLTSQPNFNSVVEMFRHTPRHREFNQESLNQFSNYWETVREYYYPFESGLKAGTSEVFQHEIPGGQYSNLRPQAVALGLGDRFEEVKKMFTDVNFLFGDIIKVTPSSKVVGDMALYLVTNNLTTQDVMERGESLNFPESVVSLFRGDIGQPEGGWPTDVQRVILKGEQPFTDRPNEHLAAIDFDAEWIKFQEQFGKGVKFTDLLSYLLYPKVFEQYWAHVQEYGDVSPVPTRVFFYGLQPGQETIIDIARGKSIIIKLRSIGEVNDEGNRTLFFSFNGQTRNLDVRDRSVEVKAVRNPKADKNNSRQVGAPLQGMLSKVLVEPGQEVKRNAPLFIIEAMKMETTITAPDDAKVAAVQLSEGTLVNADDLVLTLG; this comes from the coding sequence ATGAACATTCGCAAATTGCTGGTCGCCAACCGGGGCGAAATTGCCATTCGCGTACTACGCGCCGCGAGCGAGCTAGGTATTGCTACCGTGGCCGTGTACACCTACGAGGACCGCTACTCGCTGCACCGCTATAAAGCCGACGAAGCCTACCAGATTGGGCGCGACGAGGAGCCACTGAAACCGTACCTCGATATTGAGGAAATTCTGCGAACAGCGAAGGAGAACGGCGTTGGTGCAATTCACCCGGGTTACGGCTTTCTGAGCGAAAATGCCACGTTTGCCCGGCGTTGTGCCGAGGAAGGCATCGTGTTCGTGGGGCCGCGGCCGGAAGTAATGGAGGCCCTCGGCGACAAAGTGGCCGCCAAGCGGGTAGCCGTGGAGTGCGAAGTGCCTATCATTGAGAGTAGCATCCAAGACCTGACCAGCTTCGAGATTGCCAGGGAGGAAGCGCACCGCATCAGCTACCCCGTGATGCTGAAGGCCGCATCGGGTGGCGGTGGGCGCGGCATGCGCGTGATTCGCGACGACGAGCAGCTAGAAAAAGGCTTCTTTGAGGCGCGCAACGAAGCTAAGAAAGCCTTCGGCGACGATACCGTGTTCCTGGAGAAGTTCGTGGAGCGCCCCAAACACATTGAGGTGCAGCTAGTAGCCGATAGCTACGGCAACATCGTGCACCTCTACGAGCGGGACTGCTCGGTGCAGCGCCGCTTCCAAAAAGTGGTGGAAGTAGCCCCGGCTATTAACCTGCCCGACCACCTGCGCGAGAAGCTCTACGAGTACTCGTTGAAGCTAGGTAAGGCGGTGAACTACAACAACGTAGGCACGGTCGAATTCTTGGTAAACCCTGAGGAAGACCGCATCTACTTCATCGAGGTGAACCCGCGTATCCAGGTGGAGCACACGGTCACGGAGATGATTACGGGGGTCGACTTAATTAAAACCCAGATCTACATCGCCGACGGCGGCAGGCTAACCGACCCCGAAATCAACCTAGGTCCGGACGTGAAGCCGCCCAAGATTGGAGTGGCCATTCAGTGCCGTATCACCACCGAAAACCCCGAGGAGGATTTTAAGCCCGACTACGGCACCATCATCGCCTACCGCTCGGCGGGCGGTTTCGGGATTCGTCTAGACCAAGGCTCGGTGTACCAAGGGGCTAAGATTCTGCCCTTCTTCGACTCGCTGCTGGTGAAGGTGTCGGCGCAGGCCCGCACGCTAGCCAATGCAGCCTCGCGCATGGCCCGCACACTGGATGAGTTCCGCATTCGCGGGGTGCACACCAACATCCAGTTCCTGCAAAACATCATCTCGCACCCCGAGTTCGTGAGTGGGCAGGCTAATGTGGACTTCATCAAGGACCACCCCGAACTCTTCAAGTTCAAGGTGCGGCAGGACCGGGGCTCGAAGGTGCTCAACTTCGTCAGCGACATCGTAGTCAATGGCAACCCCGACGTAAAAGGCCTCGTGGACCCTACCCGTGAGTTTCGGCGGGCCATTCGCCCCGACTACGACCCGGCCGCGCCGTATACGCCTGGCACCAAAGACAAGCTCACCGAGCTAGGTCCGGAGGAGTTCTCGAAGTGGCTGCGCAACGAGGCGCTTATTCACTACACCGACACCACCCTACGCGACGCGCACCAGAGCTTGCTCGCCACCCGTATGCGTACCTTCGACATGATGAAGGTGGCGGAGCGCTACGCCAAAATGCACCCGCAAACTTTCTCTATGGAAGTGTGGGGCGGCGCAACGTTTGACGTGGCCTTGCGCTTCTTGCACGAAGATCCGTGGGAGCGACTGAGCAAGCTGCGGACTGCCATTCCGAACATTCTGCTGCAAATGCTGATTCGCGGGGCCAATGGCGTTGGCTATAAGGCGTATCCGGATAACCTCATCGAGCGGTTTGTGGAGCAGGCCTGGGAAACCGGCATCGACGTGTTCCGCATCTTCGACTCGCTGAACTGGATGAAGGGTATGAACGCCTGCATTGGCTTTGTGCGCAACAAAACCAAGGCGCTGGCCGAAGCTAGTATCTGCTACACCGGGGATATTCTGGACACCAAGGAGCACGGCAAGTACAACCTAGATTATTACCTGCGTCTGGCGAAGCAGCTGGAAGACGCCGGCGCGCACATTCTATGTATCAAGGACATGGCGGGCCTACTCAAGCCCTACGCCGCCACCGAGCTGATTACGGGCCTGCTCGACACCGTTAAGATTCCGATTCACTTGCACACGCACGACACGTCGTCGTTGCAGGCGGCCACCTACATGAAGGCGGTAGAAGCGGGTGTCAACGTGATTGACGTGGCCCTAGGTTCGATGTCGGGGCTTACCTCGCAGCCCAACTTTAACTCGGTGGTGGAAATGTTCCGCCACACGCCGAGACACCGGGAGTTCAACCAAGAAAGCTTAAACCAATTCTCGAACTATTGGGAAACGGTGCGGGAGTACTACTATCCGTTCGAGTCAGGCCTGAAAGCCGGGACGTCGGAAGTATTCCAGCATGAAATTCCGGGTGGCCAGTACTCCAACCTGCGGCCACAGGCGGTAGCTCTCGGGCTAGGTGACCGGTTTGAGGAGGTGAAGAAGATGTTCACCGACGTCAACTTCCTTTTCGGCGACATCATCAAAGTAACGCCCTCTTCGAAGGTGGTAGGCGATATGGCGCTGTACTTGGTGACCAATAACTTAACCACCCAAGACGTAATGGAGCGCGGCGAGTCTCTTAACTTTCCAGAGTCCGTCGTGAGCTTATTCCGAGGTGATATTGGGCAGCCCGAAGGCGGCTGGCCCACCGACGTGCAGCGCGTTATCCTGAAAGGGGAGCAGCCCTTCACCGACCGTCCCAACGAGCATCTCGCCGCCATCGACTTCGATGCTGAGTGGATTAAATTCCAGGAGCAATTCGGGAAAGGTGTGAAGTTCACTGACTTGCTGTCGTATCTGCTGTATCCGAAAGTATTCGAGCAGTATTGGGCGCACGTGCAGGAGTACGGTGACGTATCGCCGGTGCCTACGCGGGTGTTCTTCTACGGTTTGCAGCCGGGGCAAGAAACCATCATCGATATTGCCCGCGGTAAGTCCATTATCATCAAGCTGCGCTCCATTGGTGAGGTGAATGACGAAGGCAACCGCACGCTGTTCTTCTCCTTCAACGGCCAGACCCGCAACCTCGACGTGCGCGACAGGTCGGTGGAAGTGAAGGCCGTACGTAACCCCAAAGCCGATAAGAACAACAGTCGTCAGGTGGGCGCGCCACTACAAGGCATGCTCTCGAAAGTGCTGGTAGAACCAGGCCAAGAGGTGAAACGCAATGCTCCGCTCTTCATCATTGAGGCCATGAAAATGGAAACCACCATCACTGCCCCCGACGACGCCAAAGTGGCAGCCGTGCAGCTCAGCGAGGGTACGCTGGTGAATGCCGATGATCTGGTGCTGACCCTAGGCTAG